In one Anaerobacillus sp. CMMVII genomic region, the following are encoded:
- a CDS encoding 2-dehydropantoate 2-reductase N-terminal domain-containing protein, with protein MKRVGIIGGGAVGLLLAGYLCRANFDVTVYTNTKEQADQLNVLGLTLRSNFIDYHLPVKSEPFADLNQLSADYLFIAVKQYHLKQLVPKLLLLPGNINSIIFMQNGMGHLSELEKFREKVDNLLVAIVEHGAMKEAQTSVSHTGVGEMKIGFYQKGEFSQIIWDKLNAVDFQSLFIKVG; from the coding sequence TTGAAAAGAGTAGGGATTATAGGTGGGGGAGCCGTCGGTTTGCTTTTAGCTGGATATTTGTGTAGAGCGAATTTTGATGTAACCGTTTATACGAATACAAAAGAGCAGGCGGATCAATTAAATGTTCTTGGTTTAACTTTACGAAGTAACTTCATTGATTATCATCTACCTGTCAAAAGTGAGCCCTTTGCTGATTTAAATCAATTATCTGCAGATTATCTTTTTATTGCTGTAAAACAATACCATCTAAAACAACTAGTTCCGAAGTTACTATTACTTCCTGGAAACATAAACTCGATTATTTTTATGCAAAATGGAATGGGGCATCTAAGCGAATTAGAGAAATTTCGTGAGAAAGTTGATAACCTCTTAGTAGCGATTGTAGAACATGGTGCTATGAAGGAAGCACAAACTTCTGTTTCTCATACTGGTGTTGGTGAAATGAAAATTGGCTTTTATCAAAAAGGGGAGTTCTCACAAATTATATGGGACAAGCTAAATGCTGTTGATTTTCAGTCGCTGTTTATAAAAGTTGGTTAG
- the ftsL gene encoding cell division protein FtsL yields the protein MNEQSCKTARENSNHDITTSKQKDPRVKSRITSGEKFLYFTTIIGVAFAAYLIISTYASIYITNSEIHALERSINNQVTNNEALQLQVTELSAPDRILQIATEQLGMTLNDKNVKVVQN from the coding sequence TTGAATGAGCAATCTTGCAAGACAGCTAGAGAGAATTCAAATCATGATATTACTACGAGCAAACAAAAAGATCCAAGAGTTAAAAGTCGGATTACAAGCGGTGAAAAGTTTTTGTACTTCACAACGATTATTGGAGTTGCCTTTGCTGCCTATTTAATCATTTCAACCTATGCTTCTATCTACATAACAAATAGTGAAATTCATGCCCTAGAACGCTCAATTAACAACCAAGTTACGAATAATGAAGCACTACAGTTGCAAGTAACTGAACTTTCTGCGCCTGATCGGATACTACAAATTGCAACAGAACAGCTTGGGATGACGTTGAACGATAAAAATGTAAAGGTTGTGCAAAACTAG
- the mraZ gene encoding division/cell wall cluster transcriptional repressor MraZ, translating into MFMGEYHHTIDEKGRMIIPAKFREELGPNFVITRGLDQCLFVYPESEWKLLEQKLKALPFTKKDARAFTRFFFSGATECELDKQGRILVSQPLRQYASLEKECVVIGVSNRVEVWSKSTWEEYFAQSEDSFSEIAEGIVDFDL; encoded by the coding sequence ATGTTTATGGGGGAATATCATCATACGATTGATGAAAAAGGAAGGATGATCATTCCTGCCAAATTTCGTGAAGAATTAGGCCCTAACTTTGTGATTACAAGAGGATTAGATCAGTGTTTATTCGTTTATCCTGAAAGTGAATGGAAGCTATTAGAACAGAAATTAAAAGCTTTACCGTTTACAAAAAAAGATGCTAGAGCTTTTACACGCTTTTTCTTTTCAGGAGCAACGGAATGTGAATTAGATAAACAAGGAAGAATTCTTGTTTCACAGCCATTGCGTCAATATGCAAGTTTGGAGAAGGAATGTGTTGTCATTGGTGTTTCCAATCGTGTGGAGGTATGGAGTAAGTCCACTTGGGAGGAGTACTTTGCTCAATCTGAAGATTCCTTTAGTGAAATTGCAGAAGGAATTGTTGATTTTGATTTATAA
- the bshC gene encoding bacillithiol biosynthesis cysteine-adding enzyme BshC, whose protein sequence is MLLEECQLNHSKLMKDYLNSVQPLQTFFDYSYKNQGHYFERQMELKQRSFQREALTEHLLEYNKKYHCSSETVTNIEKLLDENAVAVVGGQQAGVLTGPLYTIHKIITILKLAKIQEAKLSVPVVPVFWIAGEDHDFDEINHIYSVGSGKLQKRRVNQENNRKRSVSDLELDKEAIKDLVLNVMVDSNESKNTGGLLKEINDSILTSETYVDFFSSLIHKLFKRSGIVLINSHHKQVRTLEIPFLKELVENNRLVNDCFLDTADSLVDNDYGEPIERTENNAHLFYHFQGTRLLLERNNQGLYIDKQQLCSFTKEELLSLIEQEPENFSNNVVTRPLMQEFLLPVLAFVAGPGEIAYWASLKKVFHLFGYKVPPVVPRLSITLVEPQIAKWLNEDGSAVAGVVSEGLGNIRRNIEFWEKKASIDETVQKVLSEVEKAHRPLRDLVIQYDKGLEQLAHKNEQIIKKEIAFLAQKVEKSVRQNYDHQWLKFDLIEANIRPIGGLQERSLNIVRYLNDYGLDFVVKLAELPFELNDNHKLVYLN, encoded by the coding sequence TTGTTACTAGAAGAATGTCAATTAAATCACTCAAAATTAATGAAGGATTACCTAAATAGCGTTCAACCTCTACAAACATTTTTTGATTATTCTTATAAAAATCAAGGGCATTACTTTGAGCGCCAAATGGAATTGAAGCAACGAAGTTTTCAAAGAGAGGCTCTTACTGAACATTTATTAGAATATAATAAGAAATATCATTGTTCTTCTGAAACTGTAACGAACATTGAAAAGTTATTAGATGAGAATGCAGTTGCTGTAGTAGGTGGCCAGCAGGCGGGAGTTTTAACCGGTCCTCTTTATACAATACATAAAATAATTACAATTTTAAAGCTAGCAAAAATCCAAGAAGCTAAGTTATCTGTACCTGTAGTTCCTGTGTTTTGGATTGCTGGTGAAGATCATGATTTTGATGAGATTAACCATATCTATAGTGTTGGGTCAGGGAAGCTTCAAAAGCGTAGGGTTAATCAAGAAAATAACCGAAAAAGATCTGTATCTGACCTTGAGTTAGATAAAGAAGCGATCAAGGATCTAGTTTTAAACGTCATGGTTGATAGTAACGAATCAAAAAATACAGGTGGATTGTTAAAGGAAATAAATGATTCTATTTTAACAAGTGAAACCTATGTTGATTTCTTTAGTTCTTTAATCCACAAACTATTTAAGCGTAGTGGGATTGTCTTGATCAATTCTCATCATAAACAGGTTAGGACGTTGGAAATTCCTTTTTTAAAAGAGCTTGTTGAAAACAATCGTTTAGTAAATGATTGTTTTCTCGATACTGCAGATTCTCTGGTGGACAATGATTATGGTGAGCCTATCGAACGTACTGAAAACAATGCACATCTTTTTTATCATTTTCAGGGGACAAGACTACTGTTAGAACGAAATAATCAAGGTTTATATATAGATAAACAACAGTTGTGTTCATTTACAAAAGAAGAATTACTGTCTTTAATTGAACAAGAACCAGAGAATTTTAGCAATAATGTTGTGACAAGACCTCTGATGCAGGAGTTTTTATTACCTGTATTGGCTTTTGTAGCCGGTCCGGGCGAAATAGCTTACTGGGCTTCTTTAAAGAAGGTATTTCATTTATTTGGGTATAAAGTTCCACCTGTAGTACCTAGACTTTCAATAACTCTTGTAGAGCCTCAGATTGCCAAATGGCTTAACGAAGATGGTTCAGCTGTCGCTGGTGTCGTAAGTGAAGGGCTTGGTAATATCCGGAGAAATATAGAGTTTTGGGAGAAAAAGGCTAGTATTGATGAAACGGTTCAGAAAGTCTTAAGTGAGGTGGAGAAAGCCCACAGACCTCTACGAGACCTTGTTATTCAATATGATAAAGGTTTAGAACAGCTTGCGCATAAAAATGAACAAATCATTAAAAAGGAAATTGCGTTTTTAGCACAAAAAGTAGAAAAAAGTGTTCGACAAAACTATGATCACCAATGGTTAAAATTTGACCTTATTGAAGCCAATATTCGTCCAATTGGTGGACTCCAGGAACGGAGTCTGAATATCGTTAGATACTTAAATGACTATGGTTTGGATTTTGTTGTTAAGTTAGCGGAACTACCATTTGAGTTAAACGATAACCACAAACTAGTTTATTTAAATTGA
- a CDS encoding DUF3397 domain-containing protein, protein MSEALAWLVATFVTLPIFTFYIIYIITVKTTKNKKKSLKLAVDVSACFFIIAVYFIAYEIWSKSLLWVIIIFILIVAMIFTIIHWKVSDDIQFGKLLKGIWRFNFLLFVIFYLVLSAYGLFISIYLVT, encoded by the coding sequence GTGAGTGAAGCTTTGGCTTGGTTAGTAGCGACTTTTGTAACGCTACCGATTTTTACGTTTTACATTATTTATATTATTACTGTTAAGACAACGAAAAATAAAAAGAAATCACTGAAACTAGCCGTTGATGTCTCAGCATGTTTTTTTATAATCGCAGTATATTTTATCGCGTATGAAATATGGTCTAAATCTTTATTGTGGGTAATTATTATATTTATCCTTATCGTAGCGATGATTTTTACAATTATTCATTGGAAGGTTTCAGATGATATTCAATTTGGAAAATTGCTGAAAGGTATTTGGAGGTTTAATTTTCTCTTGTTTGTTATTTTTTATTTAGTACTAAGTGCATATGGATTGTTTATTAGTATTTATCTAGTTACATAG
- a CDS encoding ketopantoate reductase C-terminal domain-containing protein, translating into MGKKLVVNGVVNPLTAIFKVTNGELLTNPYYFQLMRKIFEEISSVFSCNDLEWQRIIEVCKKTSQNRSSMLSDIEAKRETEIEAITGYILDKAALQNKELPLNQFIYNSIKGLEYQRKEEIR; encoded by the coding sequence ATGGGAAAAAAATTAGTTGTTAATGGTGTAGTCAATCCACTCACAGCTATTTTTAAAGTGACAAATGGTGAGTTGCTGACTAATCCTTATTATTTCCAACTGATGCGTAAAATTTTTGAGGAAATTTCCTCGGTTTTTAGTTGTAACGACTTAGAATGGCAACGTATCATCGAGGTGTGTAAGAAAACTTCTCAAAATCGCTCCTCAATGCTTAGCGACATTGAAGCGAAAAGAGAAACTGAAATAGAAGCGATTACGGGATATATCTTAGATAAAGCGGCTTTGCAGAATAAAGAACTTCCCTTAAATCAATTTATTTATAATAGTATAAAGGGCTTAGAATATCAAAGGAAGGAGGAAATAAGGTGA
- a CDS encoding penicillin-binding protein codes for MATFKFNKMNVRAVVLLGVFILLFSLLFTRIGYIQVNKSVNGQELQTIAENRWTTKQIVEGKRGTIYDRFGDALAEEIPSYTLVAILDKDSRNRVEDPKVTAEKLAPIVERSAEDLERLLSVDGRFQVELGIGTKNLSLEKKREIEDLELKGITFRKEPRRYYPKQTFASHVIGYTERDMSKARMGLESSLNELLEKEDGFVQYLSDRKRIKLPNIEETIEMPKNGFDVYLTLDANIQMALEQVMSQVDERYKPERMMAIVADPKTGEILAMSNRPSFNPNFYEEITNYTNFAVSSRFEPGSTMKIFSLAAAIEEGVYNGEELFQSGSYQIGGRRVRDHNQGLGWGKIPFDEGFQRSSNVAFSILAMERLGPERLYDYLDRFGFRNPTGIDLPNEASSLIADSYLIDAATTAFGQGSAITPIQQIQAATAIANGGKMMKPYIINSIVNPHTGELVKTTEPTIVGEPISIKTAEKVLELMETVVTSPAGTGKPYYIEGFEIAGKTGTAEISNPEGPGYLSGHGQYIYSFIGVAPKSNPQLIVYVAVDRPKIELYEQGSAPVSQIFTSVMKHSLQYLNISPNAHSSNGGYIDEGSLIVDFTGKDVVSSRSELAAIGLDVHIVGSGTKIVSQVPTSGTMLLPGEKIILQTEGTSFTMPDIVGWSLRDVMKLAHLLDLNANFIGTGFVVKQSIPANRKLNEGDYLVIELAAPDTISEEDFLGEEDEDDDKVTTE; via the coding sequence TTGGCTACTTTTAAATTTAATAAAATGAATGTTAGAGCAGTGGTGTTACTTGGTGTATTTATTTTACTATTTTCTTTATTATTTACTAGAATTGGGTATATACAGGTGAATAAGAGTGTGAACGGGCAGGAGCTCCAAACAATCGCCGAAAACCGCTGGACAACAAAACAGATTGTTGAAGGAAAACGTGGGACAATTTATGATCGATTTGGTGACGCACTTGCTGAAGAAATTCCATCATACACACTTGTTGCGATATTAGATAAAGACTCTAGGAATCGTGTTGAGGACCCAAAAGTAACAGCAGAGAAATTAGCACCTATTGTTGAAAGAAGTGCTGAAGATTTAGAGAGGCTACTTTCGGTAGATGGTCGTTTCCAAGTAGAATTAGGTATAGGGACAAAAAATTTAAGTTTAGAGAAAAAACGAGAAATTGAAGACCTAGAACTTAAAGGAATTACGTTTAGAAAAGAGCCCCGACGTTATTATCCTAAACAAACTTTTGCCTCACACGTCATTGGTTATACTGAACGAGATATGTCTAAAGCAAGGATGGGACTTGAGAGTAGTTTAAATGAACTGTTAGAAAAAGAAGATGGTTTTGTTCAATATTTAAGTGACCGTAAAAGAATTAAACTTCCAAATATTGAAGAAACCATTGAAATGCCGAAAAATGGATTTGATGTTTATTTAACCCTTGATGCGAACATCCAAATGGCTCTTGAGCAGGTCATGTCGCAAGTAGACGAGCGTTATAAACCAGAACGTATGATGGCAATTGTTGCAGATCCAAAAACGGGTGAAATTCTAGCAATGAGTAACAGACCAAGCTTTAATCCAAATTTTTATGAAGAAATAACAAATTATACGAATTTTGCAGTCTCATCTCGCTTTGAGCCTGGTTCTACAATGAAAATATTCTCGCTAGCAGCAGCAATTGAGGAAGGAGTATACAATGGCGAAGAACTCTTTCAATCTGGTAGTTATCAAATCGGTGGACGTAGAGTACGTGACCATAATCAAGGTTTAGGTTGGGGCAAAATCCCATTTGATGAAGGTTTTCAACGTTCTTCGAATGTTGCTTTCTCAATTTTAGCTATGGAGAGGTTAGGACCCGAACGTTTATACGATTACTTAGACCGATTCGGGTTTCGAAATCCAACAGGAATTGATCTTCCTAATGAAGCTAGTAGTTTAATTGCTGATTCGTACTTAATTGATGCGGCTACAACAGCATTTGGGCAAGGGTCAGCGATTACACCAATTCAACAAATTCAAGCTGCCACTGCTATAGCAAATGGCGGTAAAATGATGAAACCTTATATCATTAACAGCATCGTTAATCCACATACAGGCGAATTGGTAAAAACCACTGAACCAACGATTGTAGGTGAACCTATATCAATTAAAACAGCAGAAAAAGTATTGGAATTAATGGAGACTGTTGTTACCTCACCTGCAGGAACAGGTAAGCCGTATTATATTGAAGGATTTGAAATAGCAGGTAAAACTGGTACTGCTGAAATATCAAATCCGGAAGGACCAGGCTATCTAAGTGGCCATGGGCAATATATTTATTCATTTATCGGCGTTGCCCCTAAATCTAACCCACAGCTTATTGTTTATGTTGCTGTAGATCGTCCAAAAATTGAGCTTTATGAACAAGGTTCAGCTCCGGTTTCACAAATCTTCACATCGGTGATGAAGCATAGTCTTCAATATTTAAATATCTCTCCAAATGCTCATTCGAGTAATGGTGGGTATATCGATGAAGGGTCCCTTATTGTAGATTTTACGGGCAAGGATGTTGTTAGTAGTAGATCTGAATTGGCAGCTATAGGTTTAGATGTTCATATCGTTGGTTCAGGAACTAAAATTGTATCTCAAGTCCCGACTAGTGGAACGATGCTTTTACCCGGTGAGAAAATAATTTTGCAAACAGAAGGAACTTCCTTTACCATGCCCGATATTGTAGGTTGGTCCTTACGTGATGTAATGAAACTAGCTCATCTTTTAGATTTAAATGCTAATTTCATAGGAACTGGTTTCGTTGTAAAACAGAGTATACCTGCAAATCGTAAGTTAAACGAAGGTGACTATCTTGTTATTGAATTAGCTGCACCTGATACTATAAGCGAAGAGGACTTTTTGGGTGAAGAAGATGAGGATGACGATAAAGTAACCACGGAGTAA